One genomic region from Metallosphaera tengchongensis encodes:
- a CDS encoding acyl-CoA dehydrogenase family protein has protein sequence MVFPFKNLEDFKVDLNQDHELLRTTLRDYLEREVQSKVEIGERSGDLGEVREKIKELGLNGLDVPAEYSGSGGDYISLLVATEEMSRVWPSLSTFFLINWMFTSALLRFGSDEIKKRYVPPVARGDKIAAFANTEPSAGTDVAGIKTTAKKIDGGYVITGRKIFITSGDLADYIIVTARTSPIAEPRWRGITMFVVEKDFPGFKVEGRIDTTGLKASHTTEISFNEVKVPEENVVGEVGQGFKYAVSSFDYARTIVSAQALGIAQSALEKLVKYSVERKSFDKSIASYQMVQQKVSESLADVTTSRLLVYWAGSLYQRKMENEYIMAASLAKFFATEAAERVVLRAISAHGGYGVTVSTGLERMLRDIQILKTYEGTNDIQRTSAARHFYRKFMGQNV, from the coding sequence ATGGTTTTTCCTTTCAAGAACCTAGAGGACTTCAAAGTTGACTTGAACCAGGATCACGAGCTCCTCAGAACAACACTGAGAGACTATCTTGAAAGGGAAGTGCAGAGTAAGGTGGAGATCGGAGAGAGAAGCGGTGATCTAGGAGAGGTGAGGGAAAAGATAAAAGAACTCGGATTAAACGGTCTCGATGTTCCAGCGGAGTACAGTGGATCGGGTGGGGATTACATTAGTCTACTAGTAGCAACTGAGGAGATGAGTAGGGTCTGGCCATCCCTTTCGACATTCTTCCTTATCAACTGGATGTTTACCAGTGCGCTACTTAGGTTCGGCTCGGACGAGATAAAGAAGAGATATGTACCCCCAGTCGCTAGGGGAGACAAAATAGCAGCGTTCGCAAACACCGAGCCATCAGCAGGGACTGATGTGGCTGGAATAAAGACCACAGCGAAAAAGATAGACGGAGGATACGTTATAACCGGAAGGAAGATCTTCATCACAAGCGGTGACCTTGCAGATTACATTATAGTTACAGCCAGGACGTCACCCATAGCCGAGCCGAGATGGAGGGGCATTACTATGTTCGTTGTGGAGAAGGACTTCCCCGGTTTTAAGGTTGAAGGGAGAATAGATACTACGGGTTTGAAGGCTTCCCATACCACTGAGATCTCGTTTAACGAGGTCAAGGTACCGGAGGAGAACGTTGTAGGGGAAGTAGGACAGGGGTTTAAGTACGCTGTATCATCTTTCGATTACGCCAGGACTATAGTATCCGCTCAAGCGTTAGGGATAGCACAATCAGCCTTAGAGAAGTTAGTGAAGTACTCTGTGGAGAGGAAGAGCTTCGATAAGAGCATAGCGTCTTACCAGATGGTTCAGCAAAAGGTTTCAGAATCGCTGGCTGACGTTACTACCTCGAGGCTTCTAGTGTATTGGGCAGGGAGTCTATATCAGAGGAAAATGGAGAACGAGTACATCATGGCCGCTTCCCTAGCCAAGTTCTTTGCTACTGAGGCTGCAGAGAGAGTGGTGCTGAGAGCCATATCTGCTCATGGAGGCTACGGTGTCACAGTTTCAACAGGACTGGAGAGGATGTTGAGGGATATACAGATCCTTAAAACCTATGAAGGTACTAACGACATCCAGAGGACGTCTGCAGCAAGGCACTTTTATAGGAAGTTTATGGGGCAAAACGTATGA
- the prpB gene encoding methylisocitrate lyase codes for MLPGKEFTIVPGVFNPFSALLAERVGFKAVYLSGGALTSSLGLPDIGIIDMYELADMVRRIREVTQIPMIVDADTGFGEALNVYRTVSVLEKAGADAIQIEDQRMPKKCGHLEGKEVVPHDEMISKIKAAVRARKEARIIARTDSRAVFGLRDAIERAKAYLDAGADIIFPEALTSKDEFREFAKEVKAPLLANMTEFGKTPLISAREFQEMGYVYVIFPVTIFRVAAKAMEDALKVLKEEGTQRNLMEKMMTRKEQYEVIHYDYYEKLDRELA; via the coding sequence TTGTTACCTGGTAAAGAGTTCACCATAGTGCCTGGAGTTTTCAACCCCTTCTCTGCCCTATTGGCTGAAAGGGTCGGCTTTAAGGCCGTGTACCTTTCTGGGGGTGCCTTGACTTCCTCCTTGGGTTTGCCCGACATTGGTATAATAGACATGTATGAACTTGCAGATATGGTAAGGAGAATTAGGGAAGTGACACAGATACCCATGATAGTTGACGCAGACACAGGTTTCGGTGAGGCTTTAAACGTGTACAGGACGGTCTCAGTATTGGAAAAAGCGGGGGCAGATGCAATTCAAATAGAGGATCAGAGGATGCCTAAGAAATGTGGTCATCTGGAAGGGAAGGAGGTAGTTCCCCACGACGAAATGATATCGAAGATAAAAGCCGCTGTTAGAGCAAGAAAGGAAGCCAGGATAATTGCAAGGACTGACTCTAGGGCAGTTTTTGGCTTAAGAGACGCGATAGAAAGGGCTAAGGCTTATCTAGACGCAGGTGCAGACATAATATTCCCGGAGGCCTTAACGTCAAAGGATGAATTCAGAGAGTTCGCTAAGGAAGTTAAAGCCCCTCTCTTAGCTAACATGACGGAGTTTGGGAAGACACCGTTGATCTCAGCTCGAGAGTTCCAAGAAATGGGATACGTCTATGTGATATTTCCAGTTACCATATTTCGTGTAGCAGCAAAGGCTATGGAAGATGCGCTCAAAGTCCTGAAGGAAGAGGGGACCCAGAGAAACCTCATGGAGAAAATGATGACCAGGAAAGAGCAATATGAGGTAATTCATTATGACTATTACGAGAAGTTAGATAGGGAACTAGCATAA
- a CDS encoding CBS domain-containing protein, translating to MASIVKQLISKNPITVEKGTSTLKVIEIMASNNVGSVIIMESGKLAGIITERDVIRGIAKGVSIVQPVEEFGTMKDLVTVREDDTIYTAVKKMAEKNLRHLIVVDKSGNLRGVISVRDIIRESHVLKAISDVEREEFVGSD from the coding sequence ATGGCGAGTATAGTAAAACAGTTAATAAGTAAAAACCCAATAACTGTGGAGAAGGGCACTTCTACTTTGAAGGTCATTGAGATCATGGCGTCTAATAATGTTGGATCTGTTATTATTATGGAATCGGGAAAGTTAGCAGGAATAATTACAGAGAGGGACGTAATAAGGGGAATCGCAAAGGGCGTAAGCATAGTTCAGCCTGTTGAGGAGTTTGGAACCATGAAGGATCTTGTAACTGTGCGGGAGGACGATACTATTTATACAGCGGTGAAGAAGATGGCGGAGAAGAACCTTAGGCACCTAATAGTGGTAGACAAGTCCGGAAACTTGAGAGGAGTGATCTCCGTTAGGGACATAATAAGGGAATCTCACGTGCTAAAGGCAATCTCAGACGTGGAAAGAGAGGAATTTGTGGGGAGTGATTGA
- a CDS encoding xanthine dehydrogenase family protein molybdopterin-binding subunit, whose protein sequence is MIGKPMRRVEDPRLLTGRGRFIDDISLPGELFLGVVRSPYPRARFKVHTTNVDGAQVITQNDLRTNPLPCFFFNEAPKEYPLAVNEARYVGEPVALVVGRDRYEVEDLKERVDVEYEPLTAVESFQDALSGGNFVHSDLGKNLVYEDVFEYGKFPTSYRTVEKSFRVNRISPMPMETNGVIADYSPGDGSLTVYANTQVPQIFRTALSIVFQIPRSRIRIIVPDSGGGFGGKIFLKPLVLATLASILTERPVKYVETRTEHVTSAVQGPDREYRARIMFRDSEILGMDVDLLENFGAYMHTYQPLPVLRQIYHLAGAYDLKYLRFRVRGVLTNMPPTGPYRGLGIPPAVLVLENMVSSVSRVIGIDQWEVRKRNFIRSLPFTSISGAIYDSGDYEKSLETLRNALGDKGPGLEGLGVAFALEPGSSLAFQTLVVGKPRTPYYEGVYIKMDSGGDVTVQISTNSMGTGHETSVVQVVSHELGISPEKVRVIMGDTAGPPGTGFYGSRFSVVTISAVYKATLKLKEKMRRLLSQALNVEMDKIEMRDGAVRIGQKSVTLEEAANIIYNRYHSPIDDIGLEATEVFNSPNVNVADEKRRVNFSSTYGVNAHGAILKIDPETGFVKIKKYVIVSDSGTIINPVIVDGQLMGGTAMGIGAALYEIIKYVSGTPLQSNLGDYWMPTAMEVPKMEIRHLVSPSPFTPLGTKGVAEGGATVPYAVIANALEDALGVNLERIEVPITPEFVQGLLRERLKVSVG, encoded by the coding sequence ATGATAGGCAAACCCATGAGGAGAGTGGAGGATCCAAGACTTCTGACCGGTAGAGGTAGGTTTATCGATGATATCTCATTACCAGGGGAGCTATTCCTGGGAGTGGTTAGATCCCCTTACCCTAGGGCCAGATTCAAGGTTCATACAACTAACGTTGATGGAGCACAAGTAATTACGCAGAATGACCTGAGAACCAATCCTTTGCCTTGTTTTTTCTTTAACGAAGCCCCTAAGGAGTACCCTTTGGCAGTGAACGAAGCGAGGTATGTGGGGGAACCAGTTGCCCTTGTAGTGGGAAGGGACAGGTATGAGGTTGAGGATCTTAAGGAAAGGGTAGACGTTGAATATGAACCCCTAACTGCAGTGGAGTCCTTCCAGGACGCCTTGTCTGGGGGGAATTTCGTTCACTCAGACCTGGGGAAAAATCTAGTATATGAAGATGTTTTTGAGTACGGAAAATTCCCAACTTCGTATAGGACAGTCGAGAAGAGCTTTAGGGTAAATCGCATATCTCCGATGCCCATGGAAACCAACGGAGTCATAGCGGACTACTCGCCTGGGGATGGAAGTCTAACAGTGTACGCCAACACGCAGGTCCCGCAGATATTTAGAACAGCCCTAAGTATAGTGTTTCAAATACCCAGGAGCAGGATAAGGATAATAGTCCCAGACTCCGGTGGGGGCTTTGGGGGAAAGATCTTCCTAAAACCCTTGGTTTTAGCGACCCTGGCATCCATCCTCACTGAGAGGCCTGTCAAATATGTGGAAACTAGGACTGAGCACGTGACATCTGCAGTCCAAGGACCTGATAGGGAATACAGGGCGAGGATAATGTTCCGCGACAGCGAGATCCTGGGGATGGACGTCGATTTACTTGAAAATTTTGGCGCTTACATGCACACCTACCAACCCCTCCCAGTCCTTAGGCAGATATATCACCTGGCTGGAGCTTACGACCTAAAATACCTGAGGTTCAGGGTGAGAGGTGTTCTAACCAATATGCCTCCCACAGGGCCATACAGGGGGCTGGGGATTCCTCCTGCAGTTTTGGTTCTTGAAAATATGGTAAGCTCCGTTTCTAGAGTCATAGGAATCGACCAGTGGGAAGTAAGGAAAAGAAACTTCATAAGGAGCCTTCCCTTTACATCTATTTCAGGGGCCATATACGACAGCGGAGATTACGAAAAGTCCCTTGAGACATTAAGGAATGCACTAGGCGACAAAGGGCCTGGACTTGAGGGTTTGGGCGTGGCCTTCGCCCTAGAACCCGGATCCTCATTGGCGTTCCAAACCCTAGTTGTGGGAAAGCCCAGAACTCCCTATTACGAGGGCGTTTATATAAAGATGGACAGCGGGGGAGATGTAACGGTCCAAATTAGTACAAACTCAATGGGAACTGGACACGAAACCTCTGTGGTCCAAGTGGTTTCACATGAACTCGGTATATCACCCGAAAAGGTGAGAGTAATAATGGGGGACACTGCAGGACCACCCGGAACTGGCTTTTATGGTAGCAGGTTCTCAGTTGTGACCATAAGTGCAGTTTACAAGGCAACGCTTAAGTTGAAGGAGAAAATGAGGAGATTACTCTCCCAGGCTCTAAATGTGGAGATGGACAAGATCGAAATGAGGGACGGAGCAGTAAGGATTGGGCAGAAAAGCGTTACCCTGGAGGAGGCTGCAAACATCATTTATAACAGATACCACTCCCCCATAGACGATATTGGGTTGGAGGCGACGGAAGTCTTCAATTCCCCCAACGTTAACGTAGCAGACGAGAAGAGAAGGGTAAACTTTTCCTCTACCTACGGGGTAAACGCTCACGGCGCTATATTAAAAATCGATCCAGAGACTGGGTTTGTCAAGATAAAGAAGTACGTAATCGTCAGTGATAGTGGTACCATAATCAATCCCGTAATAGTCGATGGGCAACTAATGGGTGGCACAGCCATGGGGATAGGTGCTGCTCTATATGAGATTATAAAATATGTCTCAGGTACACCCCTCCAATCTAACCTGGGGGACTACTGGATGCCCACCGCAATGGAGGTGCCGAAAATGGAGATAAGACACTTGGTCTCTCCGTCTCCCTTTACCCCATTGGGGACCAAGGGTGTGGCAGAGGGAGGAGCAACCGTTCCTTATGCCGTGATAGCTAACGCACTAGAAGACGCATTGGGAGTGAACCTGGAGAGGATAGAAGTTCCCATAACACCCGAATTCGTTCAGGGACTCCTCAGGGAGAGGCTGAAAGTTAGTGTCGGGTAG
- a CDS encoding acetyl ornithine aminotransferase family protein: MELAYKVIEEDSKYLMQSFTRWYPLVIDHAKGSLIYDVDGKEYIDMNAGIGVMALGHGNEKVIKAVEDQMRKFFHYSLTDFYYDLAVRVARKLVSLLPFDGKVFYTNSGTESVEASIKIARGHTGRQYVIGFLNSFHGRTFGSMSFTSSKSVQRSMFSPLLPSTLLVPYPDRHNPLCREDCSSSVLSYIEDWILRKVVDPNDVAAFILEPIQGEGGVIVPPREFLQGLEKISRNNGILLIMDEVQTGIGRTGKMFAFENFNVKPDLICLAKALGGGIPLGAVVGRSEVMDLPKGSHANTFGGNPLALAASEVVLEEIPGLLSRVSKLGEEIRDILSLARSPYLDEVRGMGLMIGAELTKDGKPYEDGLAKVLNNSFKRGVLAIGAGESVVRLLPPLTIEEDLAVKGANVIKEEMEKL; the protein is encoded by the coding sequence ATGGAACTTGCATACAAAGTAATAGAGGAAGATTCAAAGTACCTCATGCAGTCATTCACTAGATGGTACCCCCTGGTTATAGACCATGCCAAGGGATCCCTCATTTATGACGTCGACGGGAAGGAATATATCGATATGAACGCAGGAATAGGTGTTATGGCACTAGGTCATGGCAACGAAAAGGTGATTAAGGCAGTGGAGGACCAGATGAGGAAGTTCTTTCATTACAGCCTCACGGATTTCTACTACGATCTTGCAGTTAGAGTCGCAAGGAAGTTGGTCTCCCTTTTACCTTTTGACGGAAAAGTCTTCTATACCAATAGTGGTACTGAGAGCGTTGAAGCCAGCATAAAGATAGCTAGAGGGCACACTGGGAGACAGTACGTTATAGGTTTTCTCAACTCCTTTCACGGGAGGACCTTTGGCTCGATGTCTTTCACATCTAGCAAGAGCGTCCAGAGATCCATGTTTTCTCCCCTCTTACCCTCCACTTTACTAGTTCCTTATCCAGATCGTCATAACCCCTTGTGTAGGGAGGACTGTAGCTCCTCCGTGCTCTCTTACATAGAGGACTGGATTCTTAGGAAAGTGGTTGATCCCAACGACGTAGCCGCGTTCATACTTGAACCAATTCAGGGTGAAGGGGGCGTGATAGTGCCACCGAGAGAATTTTTACAGGGCTTAGAGAAAATATCAAGAAACAACGGAATTCTTCTCATCATGGATGAGGTTCAGACAGGGATAGGACGAACAGGAAAGATGTTTGCTTTTGAAAACTTTAACGTCAAGCCTGATCTGATCTGTTTAGCTAAGGCATTAGGGGGAGGTATCCCTCTGGGAGCCGTGGTGGGCAGAAGCGAGGTCATGGACCTCCCAAAGGGTTCCCATGCAAACACCTTCGGTGGAAATCCTCTTGCCCTTGCTGCTTCCGAGGTTGTATTGGAGGAAATTCCAGGTCTTTTGAGTAGGGTGTCTAAACTGGGAGAAGAGATAAGGGATATACTATCATTAGCTAGGTCTCCTTATCTAGATGAGGTCAGGGGAATGGGGTTGATGATTGGAGCGGAGCTCACCAAGGACGGAAAACCCTATGAGGATGGACTAGCTAAGGTTCTCAATAACTCCTTCAAACGTGGAGTCCTTGCCATAGGTGCAGGGGAGTCCGTTGTTAGACTTCTGCCACCTCTCACGATTGAGGAGGATCTTGCAGTTAAAGGAGCTAACGTAATTAAGGAGGAGATGGAGAAGCTATAA
- a CDS encoding MmgE/PrpD family protein has translation MELADIFAEYASSVTFSDLSDQVVHEVKRRVLDSLAVAYASKSSPPALVVRDVLPQFPGNGLLLGGGNASPDISSFYNTLLIRYLDFNDTYLSLEPLHPSDMIGGVLAVNPRLNGKELIRSIALGYEVSTRLCDSTSLRKKGYDHVNFLEVGATVAIGSALGLSSEQMRNAISISLVPHVALRETRSGSLSMWKAGAAGEAVRNSAFACILAKSGFTGPRTPFSGKMGFTRIVAPDMSFSPFEKMGTDKIMSTYIKKYPVEYHAQAAVEASLKLKERIKGEIKKVTVETYEAGVTILADEGKWDPKNKETADHSLPFIVSVSLLTGNFWLNSYDLIGNQKVLDLMKQVEVVENENFTKVYPEELPTKIVVSTKDGTYEEEVRVPRGHFKNPMSDRELEEKALRLGLSRTQIEKIWSLENLEGKDIVTW, from the coding sequence ATGGAGCTTGCAGATATATTTGCAGAATACGCATCCTCTGTGACTTTTTCAGACCTTTCAGATCAGGTCGTTCATGAAGTGAAAAGGAGAGTATTAGATTCGTTGGCTGTGGCTTACGCTTCTAAAAGTTCTCCCCCAGCTTTAGTGGTCAGGGACGTACTCCCTCAATTTCCTGGTAACGGGCTCCTCCTCGGGGGAGGAAATGCCTCTCCAGATATTTCGTCCTTTTACAACACTTTACTAATAAGGTACCTGGACTTTAACGATACTTACCTATCCTTAGAGCCGTTACATCCTAGCGATATGATAGGTGGGGTCTTGGCAGTTAACCCTAGGCTAAACGGTAAGGAACTAATAAGATCAATCGCGCTAGGATATGAGGTTTCCACGAGGCTCTGCGACTCCACTTCGCTCAGAAAGAAAGGATATGACCACGTTAACTTCCTTGAAGTAGGGGCTACTGTGGCCATAGGTTCCGCCCTTGGACTAAGCTCTGAACAGATGAGGAATGCCATATCTATCTCTTTAGTACCACACGTAGCGCTCAGGGAGACCAGGTCTGGGAGCCTCAGCATGTGGAAAGCTGGGGCAGCCGGAGAAGCTGTAAGGAACTCAGCGTTCGCCTGCATACTGGCTAAATCAGGATTCACCGGTCCCAGAACTCCTTTCTCAGGTAAGATGGGCTTCACAAGGATCGTTGCCCCCGACATGAGTTTCTCTCCATTTGAAAAAATGGGGACTGACAAAATCATGAGCACGTACATAAAGAAATATCCAGTGGAGTACCACGCGCAGGCGGCAGTCGAGGCATCTCTCAAATTGAAGGAAAGGATAAAGGGCGAGATAAAGAAGGTAACCGTTGAGACCTATGAGGCAGGGGTCACGATTTTAGCCGACGAAGGGAAATGGGATCCTAAAAACAAGGAAACTGCAGATCATAGCCTTCCTTTCATTGTTTCAGTGTCCCTCTTAACCGGTAACTTTTGGCTAAACTCATACGATCTAATTGGGAATCAGAAAGTGTTAGACCTCATGAAACAGGTCGAGGTTGTGGAAAACGAGAACTTTACGAAGGTCTACCCTGAAGAACTACCTACAAAGATAGTTGTGTCAACCAAGGACGGAACATATGAGGAAGAGGTGAGGGTTCCTCGAGGTCACTTCAAAAATCCAATGAGCGACCGAGAGCTAGAGGAGAAAGCCCTTAGATTAGGTCTCAGTAGAACCCAAATAGAGAAAATATGGAGTTTAGAGAATTTGGAGGGGAAGGACATTGTTACCTGGTAA
- the gltA gene encoding citrate synthase yields the protein MSQISRGLENVFIKTTALTYIDGDNGILRYGGFDIDDLVEHTSFEEVIHLMLYGDLPTKVQLQRLKTSLNEAYEIPQQVIDTIYSLPRESDAIGMMETAFSALSSIYGEMWNKNTNKETAIKLIAKASTVTANVLRAKEGKKPVIPESSDSFARSFLSASFARTPTNDEVKAMDAALILYADHEVPASTTAALVTSSTLSDMYSCVVAALAALKGPLHGGAAEEAFKQFLEIGEPERTEEWFKKKILEEKSRLMGFGHRVYKTYDPRAKIFKRYAQKLSERSNEARKYFEIALKVEELGIEKFAEKHIYPNTDFFSGVVFYSLGFPVYMFTSLFALSRTLGWTAHVIEYVEDQHRLIRPRALYIGPLKREVIPIELRG from the coding sequence GTGAGCCAAATAAGCAGAGGATTGGAAAACGTCTTCATAAAGACCACTGCCCTCACCTATATTGATGGCGATAACGGTATACTTAGGTATGGCGGTTTTGACATAGATGATCTAGTTGAGCACACTAGTTTTGAGGAGGTTATTCATCTGATGCTATATGGCGACTTACCAACTAAGGTACAGCTTCAGAGGTTGAAAACCTCACTCAACGAGGCTTACGAAATCCCTCAACAGGTTATAGATACCATATACTCGCTCCCTAGGGAATCAGATGCCATTGGTATGATGGAGACAGCCTTTTCGGCGCTATCTTCCATATACGGAGAGATGTGGAACAAGAACACCAATAAGGAAACTGCCATAAAACTAATCGCCAAGGCATCTACAGTAACAGCGAATGTGCTTAGGGCCAAGGAGGGTAAGAAACCAGTTATACCTGAGTCCTCAGATAGCTTTGCCAGGAGCTTCCTAAGCGCGAGCTTTGCCAGAACACCCACCAACGACGAAGTGAAGGCAATGGATGCAGCGCTGATTCTTTACGCCGATCACGAAGTTCCTGCATCAACTACCGCTGCTCTAGTCACGTCTTCTACTCTCTCCGACATGTACTCATGCGTTGTCGCAGCGTTAGCTGCGTTGAAAGGTCCTCTTCATGGTGGAGCAGCGGAGGAGGCTTTCAAGCAGTTCTTAGAGATAGGTGAACCGGAGAGAACTGAGGAGTGGTTTAAGAAGAAGATATTAGAGGAGAAGTCTCGGTTGATGGGTTTCGGCCATAGGGTTTACAAAACTTATGATCCAAGGGCTAAAATATTCAAGAGATACGCGCAGAAGTTATCGGAGAGGAGCAACGAGGCACGGAAGTACTTCGAAATTGCCTTAAAGGTTGAAGAATTGGGAATAGAAAAGTTCGCAGAGAAGCACATTTATCCAAACACGGACTTCTTCTCTGGAGTAGTCTTCTACTCTCTAGGTTTCCCTGTGTATATGTTCACGTCTCTGTTTGCCCTTTCAAGGACTTTAGGTTGGACCGCTCACGTTATAGAGTATGTGGAAGATCAACATAGGTTGATTAGGCCTAGGGCACTGTATATCG